The proteins below come from a single Thermopolyspora flexuosa genomic window:
- a CDS encoding 2Fe-2S iron-sulfur cluster-binding protein, producing the protein MGGHDGGAAQPYRRAAGGRIDRGRTLRFTFDGRTLTGHPGDTVASALLANGVRVVGHSVDLGRPRGVYTCGVEEPNALLRIDHEPMVAATTVPLRDGLAAFSLRGKGRLDDANGAAGRHDKAYLHCDVLVVGAGPAGLAAALAAGITGARVVLVDEQEEAGGDLLGSRVRIDGAPAAEWVAAVLDRLAALPETRVLCRTTVLGYYDHNFLVAVERRGADATRLWRIRAARVVLATGAHERLIPFPGNDRPGVMLANAARTYANRYGVLPGRRAVVFTCADSGYQAAADLLAAGVEVAAIADPRSGEGPAAAAVAGLGVEVLRGAAVTGTGGDGQGVLASVTVRAGGADREIEADLLAVCGGWNPVVHLFGQSQGRLRFDEELQAYVPHLSAQAERSAGACRGVYGTAAAIADGFAAGAQAAELCGYARGGRWDPPVTDEPDGPAEPTAPLRDLVEHEPAPGAHREAFVDLHRDVTVADVRRALGAGLRSPEHVKRYTTAGTGAEQGKTAVTSPVVSALLGDPVGPTTFRPPYTPVSFAALAGRDRGMLSDPARVTALHDRHVARGAVFEDAGGWLRPRYYPLPGEDMAAAVLRECTAVRTACGALDASTLGKIDIQGPDAGEFLDRVYTNTMSTLPVGSCRYGLMCRADGMVFDDGVVARLGEDHFLATTTTGNAAAVLDWLEEWLQTEWPDLRVWLTPVTDHWATITVSGPHSRRIVAALAPGLDLSGFPFMTWREATVLGVAGARILRVGFSGELSYEINVPSWYGAAVWDAVLELGAVPYGTEAMHVLRAEKGYILVGHETDGTVTPHDLGLSRLVSTRKRDFIGKRSFARPDTRRPGRRRLVGLLPEDPSVLVDEGAQLIAPNGDGPPRPPVPMLGHVTSSYRSAALGRTFALALATASPGDRLVAWSRGRAVPVTVVDPVFYDPDNTRRDGDPAEREWLPEPPRPFPRATARSPLAGYAERFAAAGTGSTTIREIPFLQMWEVRARAVPSAPTSDVLELGPGWWLIVGDEEPVVHAGCCVDVSAQRTIIELSGPDARELLLTGCPIDLHPNVFEVGQHAQTLLGQAPVIVQRTADDTYRLYVRASYATYLADRLLDACRADAAATS; encoded by the coding sequence GTGGGCGGACATGACGGCGGGGCGGCGCAGCCGTACCGGCGCGCGGCGGGCGGGCGGATCGACCGCGGCCGGACGCTCCGCTTCACCTTCGACGGGCGCACCCTGACCGGGCACCCCGGCGACACGGTCGCCTCGGCGCTGCTCGCGAACGGCGTGCGCGTGGTCGGCCACAGCGTGGATCTCGGCCGCCCCCGCGGCGTGTACACCTGCGGGGTGGAGGAGCCGAACGCGCTGCTGCGCATCGACCATGAGCCGATGGTCGCCGCGACCACGGTCCCCTTGCGCGACGGGCTCGCCGCATTCTCGCTGCGCGGCAAGGGCAGGCTCGACGACGCGAACGGCGCGGCGGGCCGCCACGACAAGGCGTACCTGCACTGCGACGTGCTCGTGGTCGGCGCCGGCCCGGCCGGGCTCGCCGCCGCGCTCGCCGCCGGGATCACCGGCGCCCGCGTCGTGCTCGTCGACGAGCAGGAGGAGGCGGGCGGCGACCTGCTCGGCTCCCGGGTGCGCATCGACGGCGCCCCGGCCGCGGAGTGGGTCGCGGCCGTGCTCGACCGGCTCGCCGCCCTGCCCGAGACGCGGGTGCTGTGCCGTACCACCGTGCTCGGCTACTACGACCACAACTTCCTGGTCGCGGTGGAGCGCCGCGGCGCGGACGCCACCCGGCTGTGGCGCATCCGGGCCGCCCGGGTGGTGCTCGCCACCGGCGCGCACGAGCGGCTCATCCCGTTCCCCGGCAACGACCGGCCCGGGGTCATGCTCGCCAACGCGGCCCGCACCTACGCCAACCGGTACGGCGTGCTGCCCGGGCGGCGCGCGGTCGTGTTCACTTGCGCCGACTCCGGCTACCAGGCGGCGGCCGACCTGCTCGCCGCGGGCGTGGAGGTCGCCGCGATCGCCGACCCGCGGTCCGGCGAGGGGCCTGCCGCGGCGGCCGTCGCCGGCCTCGGCGTCGAGGTGCTGCGCGGCGCGGCCGTCACCGGCACCGGCGGCGACGGGCAGGGCGTGCTCGCCTCGGTCACCGTGCGCGCGGGCGGCGCCGACCGGGAGATCGAGGCCGACCTGCTCGCGGTGTGCGGCGGCTGGAACCCGGTCGTGCACCTGTTCGGCCAGTCGCAGGGCAGGCTGCGGTTCGACGAGGAGCTCCAGGCGTACGTGCCGCACCTGTCCGCGCAGGCCGAGCGCTCCGCCGGGGCCTGCCGCGGCGTGTACGGCACGGCCGCCGCGATCGCGGACGGCTTCGCCGCGGGCGCCCAGGCGGCCGAGCTGTGCGGGTACGCGCGCGGCGGGCGATGGGACCCGCCGGTCACCGACGAGCCGGACGGCCCGGCCGAGCCGACCGCCCCGCTGCGCGACCTGGTGGAACACGAGCCCGCCCCCGGCGCGCACCGCGAGGCGTTCGTCGACCTGCACCGCGACGTGACCGTCGCCGACGTGCGCCGCGCGCTCGGCGCCGGGCTGCGCTCGCCCGAGCACGTCAAGCGGTACACCACCGCCGGGACCGGGGCGGAGCAGGGCAAGACCGCGGTCACCTCGCCCGTGGTGTCGGCGCTGCTCGGCGACCCGGTCGGCCCGACCACGTTCCGCCCGCCGTACACGCCGGTGTCGTTCGCCGCCCTCGCCGGGCGGGACCGCGGCATGCTGTCGGACCCGGCCCGGGTGACCGCGCTGCACGACCGGCACGTGGCGCGCGGCGCGGTCTTCGAGGACGCGGGCGGCTGGCTGCGGCCCCGCTACTACCCGCTGCCCGGCGAGGACATGGCGGCGGCCGTGCTGCGCGAGTGCACCGCGGTGCGCACCGCGTGCGGCGCGCTCGACGCCTCCACCCTCGGCAAGATCGACATCCAGGGGCCGGACGCGGGCGAGTTCCTCGACCGCGTCTACACGAACACGATGTCCACGCTGCCGGTCGGCTCGTGCCGGTACGGGCTGATGTGCCGCGCCGACGGCATGGTGTTCGACGACGGTGTGGTCGCCCGGCTCGGCGAGGACCACTTCCTGGCCACCACGACCACCGGCAACGCCGCCGCCGTGCTCGACTGGCTGGAGGAGTGGCTCCAGACCGAGTGGCCCGACCTGCGGGTCTGGCTCACCCCGGTCACCGACCACTGGGCCACCATCACCGTGTCCGGCCCGCACTCCCGCCGCATCGTCGCCGCCCTCGCCCCCGGCCTCGACCTTTCCGGCTTCCCGTTCATGACCTGGCGCGAGGCCACCGTGCTCGGCGTCGCGGGGGCGCGCATCCTCCGCGTCGGCTTCTCCGGCGAGCTCTCCTACGAGATCAACGTGCCGTCCTGGTACGGCGCGGCCGTGTGGGACGCGGTGCTCGAGCTCGGGGCCGTGCCGTACGGGACCGAGGCGATGCACGTGCTGCGGGCCGAGAAGGGCTACATCCTCGTCGGCCACGAGACCGACGGCACGGTCACCCCGCACGACCTCGGCCTGTCCCGGCTCGTCTCCACCCGCAAGCGCGACTTCATCGGCAAGCGCTCGTTCGCCCGCCCCGACACCCGCCGCCCCGGCCGCAGGCGGCTGGTCGGCCTGCTGCCCGAGGACCCGTCCGTGCTCGTCGACGAGGGCGCCCAGCTCATCGCGCCGAACGGGGACGGCCCGCCGCGCCCGCCGGTGCCGATGCTCGGCCACGTCACCTCGTCGTACCGCAGCGCCGCGCTGGGCCGTACCTTCGCGCTCGCGCTGGCGACGGCGTCGCCCGGGGACCGGCTGGTCGCCTGGTCGCGCGGCCGTGCCGTACCGGTGACCGTGGTCGACCCGGTCTTCTACGACCCGGACAACACGCGCCGCGACGGCGACCCCGCGGAGCGGGAGTGGCTGCCCGAGCCGCCGCGCCCGTTCCCCCGCGCCACCGCGCGCAGCCCGCTCGCCGGGTACGCGGAGCGCTTCGCCGCGGCCGGGACGGGCAGCACGACCATCCGGGAGATCCCGTTCCTCCAGATGTGGGAGGTACGCGCCCGCGCCGTGCCGTCGGCGCCCACGAGCGACGTGCTCGAGCTCGGCCCGGGCTGGTGGCTCATCGTCGGCGACGAGGAGCCGGTGGTGCACGCCGGCTGCTGCGTGGACGTCTCCGCCCAGCGCACGATCATCGAGCTGTCCGGCCCGGACGCCCGCGAGCTGCTGCTCACCGGCTGCCCGATCGACCTCCACCCGAACGTGTTCGAGGTCGGCCAGCACGCCCAGACCCTGCTCGGCCAGGCCCCGGTCATCGTGCAGCGCACCGCCGACGACACCTACCGCCTGTACGTGCGCGCCTCGTACGCCACCTACCTCGCCGACCGGCTCCTCGACGCCTGCCGGGCGGACGCGGCGGCCACGTCCTGA
- a CDS encoding sarcosine oxidase subunit delta, with protein sequence MLHIDCPWCGPRDEIEFRYGGQAGVACPEDPAALTDEEWAEYLFMRDNPKGWFHERWFHAAGCRTWFTVRRHTVTHEIKPGGPDGATDPGGGRGRDAPERRSRFRRGRA encoded by the coding sequence ATGCTGCACATCGACTGCCCCTGGTGCGGGCCCCGCGACGAGATCGAGTTCCGCTACGGCGGCCAGGCCGGGGTCGCCTGCCCGGAGGACCCGGCGGCGCTCACCGACGAGGAGTGGGCCGAGTACCTGTTCATGCGCGACAACCCCAAGGGGTGGTTCCACGAGCGCTGGTTCCACGCCGCCGGGTGCCGCACCTGGTTCACGGTACGGCGGCACACGGTCACCCACGAGATCAAGCCGGGCGGCCCGGACGGCGCCACCGACCCGGGCGGCGGCCGCGGCCGGGACGCGCCGGAGCGGCGGTCCCGGTTCCGGCGCGGCCGGGCGTGA
- a CDS encoding ATP-binding protein gives MSSLPDRGIGMARAELPEPCPELIWAAACRPGEAVTWRKIFPGTTERVAEARRLTGLFLDDTPLADDAAWIVGELAANAVRHTRSGEAGGEYVLELRRTRHLARLTVCDLGGGGRPTFTPAAPGLPYAEHGYGLRAIAQLAARTGVRGTPEYGHAVWADLLLGG, from the coding sequence ATGTCCTCTCTCCCCGACCGTGGCATCGGCATGGCCCGGGCGGAGCTTCCCGAGCCGTGCCCCGAGCTGATCTGGGCCGCCGCCTGCCGGCCCGGCGAGGCCGTGACCTGGCGGAAGATCTTCCCCGGCACCACCGAGCGCGTGGCCGAGGCGCGCCGCCTGACCGGGCTGTTCCTCGACGACACCCCGCTCGCCGACGACGCCGCCTGGATCGTGGGCGAGCTCGCCGCCAACGCCGTGCGCCACACCAGATCCGGCGAGGCCGGTGGCGAGTACGTGCTCGAGCTGCGCCGAACCCGGCACCTCGCCCGGCTCACCGTGTGCGACCTCGGCGGCGGGGGCAGGCCGACGTTCACGCCCGCCGCGCCCGGCCTGCCGTACGCCGAGCACGGCTACGGCCTGCGCGCCATCGCACAGCTCGCCGCCCGCACCGGGGTGCGCGGCACCCCCGAATACGGCCACGCGGTCTGGGCCGACCTGCTGCTCGGCGGGTGA
- a CDS encoding N-6 DNA methylase, translated as MAKDVEVTVADIARLGGVGRAAVSNWRRRHDDFPQPVGGTSVNPVFSLAEVRRWLLAHSEGKKLPEREWLWQDLRACTASDDPAELIADLGAFLVYLHRNRADWAELSAADDATVATELPRRVHAVCAEILDDPPTPHSLAKVEVPLLRRLADLADADGPATTFGFLRDRWFELHSRRTYATPEPVAKLMAELAGLAAEAVLDPACGTGALLEPFRSRPNGPPGLLLGQELDAATARLTAVHLAFGSARVKIAPGDSLRNDAFPDVLVDTVVCYPPFNDRAWGYEELAADPRWDYGLPPRMESELAWVQHALAHLKPGGTAVLVMPPAAANRRSGRRIRSQLIRRGALRAVIALPQGAVPNMAVALMLWVLRRPADARAPEHVLMVDTATRPVDFARVAADAWARFDRGEHADEPGVSTAVPVVELLDDAVDLTPARYLVPPAEDLTPERITAEGEKIATLLRATADLIPAVEALGESGNLPTVPLAELERRGMLTIHQSMSAANFSLLLSDLPFFTLEELLGEKRPDDVAPPSVLAQHVIAVEPGDVLVTQHATRLIALVVANRCVVPGPRVTLLRPDPERLDPHFLAGFVSGSTNVRHYTGTGSRLFTDIRRAEIPLLPIEEQRAYGEAFRRLTDFGRDLRHAAAMGEDLIRLISDGLTQRIVRPAGTHTNGTR; from the coding sequence CCCGTGGGCGGCACCTCGGTCAACCCCGTCTTCTCACTGGCCGAGGTACGGCGGTGGCTGCTCGCCCATTCCGAGGGCAAGAAGCTGCCCGAACGCGAGTGGCTCTGGCAGGACCTGCGAGCGTGCACGGCGTCGGACGATCCCGCGGAACTGATCGCCGACCTCGGCGCCTTCCTCGTCTACCTGCACCGGAACCGGGCGGACTGGGCCGAACTGTCCGCGGCGGACGACGCCACCGTCGCCACCGAACTCCCCCGCCGGGTCCACGCCGTGTGCGCCGAGATCCTCGACGACCCGCCGACACCGCACTCCCTGGCGAAGGTCGAGGTACCGCTGCTGCGCCGCCTCGCCGATCTCGCCGACGCCGACGGTCCTGCCACGACCTTCGGCTTCCTCCGCGACCGCTGGTTCGAACTGCACAGCAGGCGCACGTACGCCACCCCCGAACCCGTGGCGAAACTCATGGCCGAGCTCGCCGGGCTCGCCGCCGAGGCGGTGCTCGACCCGGCCTGCGGCACGGGGGCCCTGCTGGAGCCTTTCCGCTCCCGCCCGAACGGCCCGCCCGGCCTGCTCCTCGGCCAGGAGCTCGACGCCGCGACCGCCCGCCTCACCGCCGTGCACCTCGCGTTCGGCTCCGCGCGGGTGAAGATCGCTCCCGGCGACTCGCTGCGGAACGACGCCTTCCCGGACGTGCTCGTCGACACGGTCGTGTGCTACCCGCCGTTCAACGACCGCGCCTGGGGATATGAGGAGCTGGCCGCCGACCCTCGCTGGGACTACGGCCTGCCGCCGCGCATGGAGTCCGAGCTCGCCTGGGTGCAGCACGCCCTCGCCCACCTCAAACCTGGCGGCACCGCCGTACTGGTCATGCCACCGGCCGCCGCCAATCGCAGGTCGGGCCGCCGTATCCGGAGCCAGCTCATCCGCCGCGGCGCGCTCCGGGCGGTGATCGCCCTGCCGCAGGGCGCGGTGCCGAACATGGCGGTCGCCCTCATGCTGTGGGTGCTGCGCCGCCCTGCCGACGCCCGCGCCCCCGAGCACGTCCTGATGGTCGACACCGCGACCCGCCCGGTCGACTTCGCCCGCGTCGCGGCCGACGCCTGGGCCCGCTTCGACCGAGGCGAGCACGCCGACGAGCCGGGAGTCAGCACCGCCGTACCGGTCGTCGAGCTGCTCGACGACGCCGTCGACCTCACCCCCGCCCGCTACCTCGTCCCACCCGCCGAGGACCTGACTCCCGAGCGGATCACCGCCGAAGGCGAGAAGATCGCCACCTTGCTCCGCGCAACCGCCGACCTGATCCCAGCCGTCGAGGCCCTTGGCGAATCGGGCAACCTACCCACGGTCCCGCTCGCCGAGCTCGAACGGCGCGGCATGCTCACCATCCACCAGAGCATGTCCGCGGCCAACTTTTCACTTCTCCTCAGCGATCTCCCCTTTTTCACGCTCGAGGAACTGCTCGGCGAGAAGAGACCGGACGATGTCGCGCCGCCCTCTGTCTTGGCCCAGCACGTGATCGCGGTCGAGCCTGGAGACGTGCTGGTCACGCAGCACGCAACCCGGCTGATCGCCCTAGTGGTGGCGAATCGCTGCGTCGTCCCCGGCCCTCGCGTGACCCTGCTGCGACCGGACCCCGAACGGCTCGACCCCCATTTCCTCGCCGGCTTCGTCAGCGGCTCGACGAACGTCCGCCACTACACCGGAACCGGCAGCAGGCTGTTCACCGACATCCGCCGCGCCGAGATCCCGCTGCTGCCCATCGAGGAGCAGCGCGCGTACGGCGAAGCCTTCCGGCGCCTGACGGATTTCGGCCGCGACCTGCGCCACGCGGCGGCCATGGGCGAGGATCTGATCCGACTTATCTCGGACGGCCTCACACAGCGAATCGTGCGGCCCGCCGGTACGCATACGAATGGAACACGGTGA